In Amycolatopsis solani, a single window of DNA contains:
- a CDS encoding hemerythrin domain-containing protein, translating into MNGSQPATDLTIVLAGDHRELDRLATELELGQGSPENRKELSDHLIAELVRHAVAEEEFIDGEGDLAEAERLMRQIEGAGPQETRFELLLSALIRAVRRHVRDEGPAAVTEVRRRCSPERRTALGREVLEARDAAPTVPHPDLADRVPAAEQLWPGPGFVDRARTALREPGRGEGASASG; encoded by the coding sequence ATGAACGGCAGCCAGCCCGCAACCGACCTGACGATCGTCCTCGCCGGTGACCACCGGGAGCTCGACCGGCTCGCCACCGAGCTCGAACTCGGCCAGGGCAGCCCGGAGAACCGCAAGGAACTCTCGGACCACCTGATCGCGGAGCTGGTCCGGCACGCCGTGGCCGAGGAGGAGTTCATCGACGGCGAAGGCGACCTCGCCGAAGCCGAGCGGCTGATGCGGCAGATCGAAGGCGCTGGCCCGCAGGAGACCCGGTTCGAGCTGCTGCTGAGCGCGCTGATCCGCGCGGTCCGGCGGCACGTCCGCGACGAAGGACCCGCGGCCGTGACCGAGGTCCGGCGCCGGTGTTCGCCCGAACGGCGGACCGCGCTGGGCCGGGAGGTCCTCGAAGCCCGGGACGCCGCTCCGACGGTGCCCCACCCGGACCTGGCCGACCGGGTACCGGCGGCCGAGCAGCTGTGGCCGGGGCCGGGCTTCGTCGACCGCGCCCGGACGGCGTTGCGCGAGCCCGGGCGCGGCGAGGGCGCATCGGCATCAGGTTGA
- a CDS encoding DUF3040 domain-containing protein: protein MLPEREHHALREIEAELQASDPAFAAAFTGRKLRGLRRWNLLLVLCDVTAVVMLLVGLFAKDAALVLWGTVSAGALVAWHIARAESAREATEDDAAPAAP, encoded by the coding sequence ATGCTTCCGGAGCGAGAACACCACGCGCTGCGCGAAATCGAAGCGGAGCTGCAGGCCAGCGACCCCGCGTTCGCCGCCGCCTTCACCGGGCGCAAGCTGCGCGGGCTCAGGCGCTGGAACCTGCTGCTGGTGCTCTGCGACGTCACCGCCGTCGTGATGCTGCTCGTCGGCCTGTTCGCCAAGGACGCCGCACTCGTGCTCTGGGGCACGGTGAGCGCGGGCGCGCTGGTGGCGTGGCACATCGCCCGCGCCGAATCGGCCCGCGAGGCCACCGAAGACGACGCCGCACCGGCCGCGCCGTGA
- a CDS encoding ANTAR domain-containing response regulator translates to MMGGHEQLTARLDEVTVAMESLTAMLDTELDLGQMLQAVCDHVVHVVPGADMASITLVRDGVPETVASTDQRAVNFDREQYRIGDGPCLRAAETGQPVRVGVGAVGDLWPQFVTAAEQLGVASFLAAPLTVDEDMSGAVNLFGFGEHGFSELSTKILELYTATVVFGLRSARRYLAARDVVDQLNRALETRAVIDQAKGILMAAHRITAEEAFQRLVKRSQDGNRKLHEVAAEFVAAVATTTA, encoded by the coding sequence ATGATGGGCGGCCACGAGCAGCTCACCGCACGACTGGACGAAGTCACGGTCGCGATGGAGTCGCTGACCGCGATGCTGGACACCGAGCTCGACCTCGGTCAGATGCTGCAGGCGGTCTGCGACCACGTGGTGCACGTGGTGCCGGGAGCGGACATGGCGAGCATCACCCTCGTACGCGACGGCGTACCGGAAACGGTGGCGAGCACCGACCAGCGAGCGGTCAACTTCGACCGCGAGCAATACCGCATCGGCGACGGCCCGTGCCTGCGCGCCGCCGAGACCGGCCAGCCGGTCCGGGTCGGCGTCGGCGCGGTGGGCGACCTGTGGCCCCAGTTCGTGACGGCGGCGGAGCAACTGGGCGTGGCCAGCTTCCTGGCGGCCCCGCTGACGGTGGACGAGGACATGTCCGGCGCGGTCAACCTGTTCGGCTTCGGCGAGCACGGTTTCAGCGAGCTGAGCACGAAGATCTTGGAGCTGTACACGGCCACGGTGGTGTTCGGCTTGCGCAGCGCCCGCCGGTACCTGGCGGCCCGCGATGTGGTCGATCAGCTGAACCGGGCGCTGGAGACCCGTGCGGTGATCGACCAGGCCAAGGGGATCCTGATGGCGGCGCACCGGATCACGGCGGAGGAAGCGTTCCAGCGGCTGGTGAAGCGGTCGCAGGACGGGAACCGGAAACTGCACGAGGTCGCGGCGGAGTTCGTGGCCGCGGTGGCAACGACGACGGCTTAG
- a CDS encoding ATP-binding protein, with protein MEEKESGSSGGKPTVDEMLDELVELRLPAMAEQIPLVRMLTHGVVSRADFGLDAIADAKMAVDEACAQLVQLAELGSQLQCRFRLAVDGLHVVVSTRSTDPRPPSDRTFGWHVLTTLSRSVTAHCDVLPGGGAGIVTIELVLNPGTSA; from the coding sequence ATGGAAGAAAAAGAAAGTGGCTCGTCCGGCGGCAAACCGACCGTCGACGAGATGCTCGACGAGCTCGTCGAGCTGCGGCTCCCCGCGATGGCGGAGCAGATCCCCCTGGTCCGCATGCTCACGCACGGCGTGGTCTCGCGCGCGGACTTCGGGCTGGACGCCATCGCCGACGCGAAGATGGCCGTCGACGAGGCCTGCGCGCAGCTGGTCCAGCTCGCCGAGCTGGGGTCGCAGCTGCAGTGCCGCTTCCGGCTCGCCGTCGACGGGCTGCACGTGGTCGTCTCGACCCGCTCGACCGACCCGCGCCCGCCGAGCGACCGCACGTTCGGCTGGCACGTCCTGACCACCCTGAGCCGGTCGGTGACCGCGCACTGCGACGTCCTCCCCGGTGGAGGCGCGGGCATCGTCACGATCGAGCTGGTCCTCAACCCGGGAACGAGCGCGTGA
- a CDS encoding TIGR03557 family F420-dependent LLM class oxidoreductase, whose translation MRIGYTLMTEQTGPNELVRFAAGAEAAGFDFEVMSDHYSPWLAEQGHAPYAWSVLGAVTQSTERVELMTYVTCPIMRYHPAVVAQKAATVQALSAGRFTLGLGAGENLNEHVVGRGWPPANVRHDMLAEALQIIGGLFDGGHFDYEGKHFRVDSAKLWDLPEKRTPIAVAVSGSQSVRRFAPVADAMVAVEPKVELAREWDATRLGPPTRKIAQLPVSWGPDRDAAVKRAHEQFRWFAGGWKVNAELPGPAGFAGATQFVREEDVAGSIACGPDVEPIVEGVREFEKAGFTDVALIQIGGDQQEGFLDFAEKELLPALRG comes from the coding sequence ATGCGGATCGGCTACACGCTGATGACCGAGCAGACCGGGCCGAACGAGCTGGTCCGGTTCGCCGCCGGGGCGGAAGCGGCCGGCTTCGACTTCGAGGTGATGAGCGACCACTACTCGCCGTGGCTGGCCGAGCAGGGCCACGCGCCGTACGCCTGGAGCGTGCTGGGCGCGGTCACCCAGAGCACTGAGCGCGTCGAGCTGATGACCTACGTGACCTGCCCGATCATGCGCTACCACCCGGCTGTGGTGGCGCAGAAGGCGGCGACCGTGCAGGCGCTGTCGGCCGGCCGGTTCACCCTGGGGCTCGGCGCGGGCGAGAACCTCAACGAGCACGTCGTCGGCCGCGGCTGGCCGCCGGCCAACGTCCGGCACGACATGCTCGCCGAGGCCCTGCAGATCATCGGCGGCCTGTTCGACGGCGGGCACTTCGACTACGAGGGCAAGCACTTCCGCGTCGACTCCGCGAAGCTGTGGGACCTGCCGGAGAAGCGGACGCCCATCGCCGTCGCGGTGTCCGGCTCGCAGTCGGTGCGGCGGTTCGCCCCGGTCGCCGACGCGATGGTCGCGGTCGAGCCGAAGGTGGAGCTCGCCCGCGAATGGGACGCGACCCGGCTCGGGCCGCCGACCCGCAAGATCGCGCAGCTGCCGGTCTCGTGGGGCCCCGACCGCGACGCCGCGGTGAAGCGCGCGCACGAGCAGTTCCGCTGGTTCGCCGGCGGCTGGAAGGTCAACGCCGAGCTGCCGGGCCCGGCCGGGTTCGCCGGCGCGACGCAGTTCGTCCGCGAGGAGGACGTCGCGGGCTCCATCGCCTGCGGCCCGGACGTGGAGCCGATCGTCGAAGGCGTCCGCGAGTTCGAGAAGGCGGGCTTCACCGACGTCGCGCTGATCCAGATCGGCGGCGACCAGCAGGAAGGCTTCCTCGACTTCGCCGAGAAGGAGCTGCTCCCGGCCCTGCGCGGCTAG
- a CDS encoding plasmid stabilization protein: MPQSWSGKRERQYEHIKDSAEDRGASTKRAEEIAARTVNKNRAQAGESRQASKTSLRDKSPQQRGGERSGNRKGPGGPTKDQLYNEAKKKNIDGRSKMSKKELERALGR, translated from the coding sequence ATGCCTCAGTCGTGGAGCGGCAAACGTGAACGCCAGTACGAACACATCAAGGACTCGGCCGAGGACCGTGGCGCGAGCACCAAGCGGGCCGAGGAGATCGCGGCCCGGACGGTGAACAAGAACCGCGCGCAGGCGGGCGAGTCCCGGCAGGCGAGCAAGACGTCCCTGCGGGACAAGTCCCCGCAGCAGCGCGGCGGCGAGCGGTCGGGCAACCGCAAGGGCCCGGGCGGGCCGACGAAGGACCAGCTCTACAACGAAGCCAAGAAGAAGAACATCGACGGCCGCTCGAAGATGTCGAAGAAGGAACTCGAACGGGCGCTGGGCCGGTGA
- a CDS encoding NAD(P)-dependent malic enzyme has protein sequence MTRSRGKVEVAVRVALDTPEDLAEHYTPGVADQAEQVADDPSVLGRETVKANSVAIVSDGSALLGLGDRGPAAALPVMEGKAALLKRFADVDAWPICPVSREPDDLVRTVKDLATSFGAINLEDIAAPRCFTVERRLHDELDIPVFHDDQHGTAVVVLGALHNALKLTGRAPDGTSVVISGAGAAGSAIARLLLRAGYRSDGIVVCDREGALHEDRDLTGEKGWLAENTNAGGTTGSLKDALRGADVFIGVSTGGLLAPDDVEVMAERAIVFALANPDPEVDPAAAGRHAAVVATGRSDFPNQINNVLAFPGMFRGLLDSGAPRVTPQMLLAAAHALADVVGEDLEPGRIVPSVFDESLVPAVAEAVTGAAKAAG, from the coding sequence ATGACGCGCAGCCGAGGCAAAGTGGAAGTGGCGGTCCGGGTCGCCCTGGACACCCCCGAAGACCTGGCCGAGCACTACACGCCCGGCGTCGCGGACCAGGCGGAGCAGGTCGCCGACGACCCGTCGGTGCTCGGCCGCGAGACGGTCAAGGCCAACTCGGTCGCCATCGTCTCCGACGGGTCCGCGCTGCTCGGGCTCGGCGACCGGGGCCCGGCCGCCGCCCTGCCGGTGATGGAGGGCAAGGCGGCCCTGCTCAAACGCTTCGCCGACGTCGACGCCTGGCCGATCTGCCCGGTCAGCCGCGAACCGGACGACCTGGTCCGCACGGTGAAGGACCTCGCGACGTCGTTCGGCGCGATCAACCTCGAAGACATCGCCGCCCCGCGCTGCTTCACCGTCGAACGGCGGCTGCACGACGAGCTCGACATCCCCGTCTTCCACGACGACCAGCACGGCACCGCGGTCGTCGTGCTCGGCGCGCTGCACAACGCGCTCAAGCTGACCGGCCGCGCCCCGGACGGGACGTCGGTCGTCATTTCCGGCGCCGGCGCGGCGGGCAGCGCGATCGCCCGGCTGCTGCTGCGGGCCGGCTACCGGTCCGACGGGATCGTCGTCTGCGACCGCGAAGGCGCCCTGCACGAGGACCGCGACTTGACGGGGGAGAAGGGCTGGCTCGCGGAGAACACCAACGCGGGCGGCACCACCGGCTCGCTGAAGGACGCCCTGCGCGGCGCGGACGTCTTCATCGGCGTCAGCACCGGCGGGCTCTTGGCGCCGGACGACGTCGAGGTCATGGCCGAGCGCGCGATCGTGTTCGCGCTGGCCAACCCGGACCCGGAGGTCGACCCGGCCGCGGCCGGGCGGCACGCGGCGGTCGTCGCGACCGGGCGCAGCGACTTCCCCAACCAGATCAACAACGTGCTGGCGTTCCCGGGGATGTTCCGCGGCCTGCTCGACTCGGGCGCGCCGCGGGTGACGCCGCAGATGCTGCTCGCGGCGGCGCACGCGCTCGCGGACGTCGTGGGGGAGGACCTGGAGCCGGGGCGGATCGTCCCGAGCGTGTTCGACGAGTCGCTGGTGCCCGCGGTGGCCGAGGCGGTGACGGGCGCGGCGAAGGCCGCCGGCTAG
- a CDS encoding CYTH and CHAD domain-containing protein, with protein MAAPSSVIERERKYEIPAGSGVPRLIGVAGVVTQDDPVEQILDASYYDTKTFRLAAAGITLRRRVGGHDAGWHLKLPVSADERQEIQLPLGADVRKVPGRLRRLVRAYTLGEKLVPVAHLRTDRFAHRLAAADGRTVATLTDDHVTGEAGGETARLDEWRELELELDPDTEPGLLEDFDRALAEAGASASPWSSKLRRLVGDRVPAPPRPGKKPSAGDVVLASLREHVARLRRADVGVRLDVEDSVHQMRVSARKLRSTLRTFGSVLDGKKTAGLAAELQWLGQQLAPARDTEVTEERLRAQLDELPGELVFGPLRQFLTRYFAREAEEGRTRALTALTGKRYFALLRALDALVTDPPLTAKARKPAKAGLRKPLRKAAGKLARAEAATHGLTGQELERALHDVRKKAKRARYAADTVKPVAGKKVRKWRRDVKAVQETLGAHQDTVVGREVLHHLAIAGHGEGQNTFTFGVLYGRDAERAERLRKLFEKQWRRLRKG; from the coding sequence ATGGCGGCGCCGTCGTCGGTGATCGAGCGCGAACGCAAGTACGAAATCCCGGCGGGCAGCGGCGTGCCCCGGCTGATCGGCGTCGCGGGCGTCGTGACGCAGGACGACCCGGTCGAGCAGATCCTCGACGCCTCCTACTACGACACGAAGACCTTCCGGCTCGCCGCGGCCGGCATCACGCTGCGGCGGCGGGTCGGCGGGCACGACGCGGGCTGGCACCTCAAGCTGCCGGTGTCCGCCGACGAGCGGCAGGAGATCCAGCTCCCACTGGGCGCGGACGTGCGGAAGGTGCCCGGCCGGCTCCGGCGCCTGGTGCGCGCGTACACGCTGGGGGAGAAGCTGGTCCCGGTCGCGCACCTGCGCACCGACCGGTTCGCCCACCGGCTGGCGGCCGCCGACGGCCGCACGGTGGCGACCCTCACCGACGACCACGTGACCGGCGAGGCAGGCGGGGAGACCGCGCGGCTCGACGAGTGGCGCGAGCTGGAGCTGGAGCTCGACCCGGACACCGAACCGGGCCTGCTCGAGGACTTCGACCGCGCGCTGGCCGAAGCCGGCGCCTCGGCGTCGCCGTGGTCGTCGAAGCTCCGCCGCCTGGTCGGCGACCGCGTCCCGGCGCCGCCGCGCCCCGGCAAGAAGCCGTCGGCGGGAGACGTCGTGCTGGCGTCGCTGCGCGAGCACGTGGCCCGGTTGCGCCGCGCGGACGTCGGTGTGCGGCTCGACGTCGAGGACTCCGTGCACCAGATGCGCGTCTCGGCCCGGAAGCTGCGGAGCACGCTTCGCACCTTCGGGTCGGTGCTCGACGGGAAGAAGACCGCCGGCCTGGCGGCCGAGCTGCAGTGGCTCGGGCAGCAGCTGGCCCCGGCCAGGGACACCGAAGTCACCGAGGAGCGGTTGCGCGCACAGCTCGACGAGCTGCCGGGCGAGCTGGTGTTCGGGCCGCTGCGCCAGTTCCTGACCCGCTACTTCGCCCGCGAGGCGGAGGAGGGACGTACACGGGCGCTGACCGCGTTGACCGGCAAGCGCTACTTCGCGCTCCTGCGGGCGCTGGACGCCTTGGTCACGGACCCGCCGTTGACCGCGAAGGCACGCAAGCCGGCGAAGGCCGGGCTGCGCAAGCCGCTGCGCAAGGCGGCGGGCAAGCTGGCCCGCGCGGAGGCGGCGACCCACGGCCTGACGGGCCAGGAGCTGGAACGGGCGCTGCACGACGTCCGGAAGAAGGCGAAGCGGGCCCGGTACGCCGCCGACACGGTGAAGCCGGTGGCCGGCAAGAAGGTGCGGAAGTGGCGCCGTGACGTGAAGGCGGTCCAGGAGACGCTCGGCGCGCACCAGGACACCGTCGTCGGCCGGGAGGTCCTGCACCACCTCGCCATCGCCGGGCACGGCGAGGGGCAGAACACGTTCACGTTCGGGGTGCTGTACGGCCGCGACGCCGAGCGGGCGGAGCGGCTGCGGAAGCTGTTCGAGAAGCAGTGGCGGCGGCTCCGGAAGGGGTGA
- a CDS encoding Ku protein yields MARPVWSGALSLGLVTVPVELYPAVADHTIHFHQFERGTSDRIRNRRVNERTGDEVGQDEIVKGYDLGGGDHVLVEPDELDEIAPERSRRIDIEQFVELGDIDPWFFDKTYWLKPAKEDFAKAYGLLLQAMDRSEKAGIAKFVLRGKEYLAAIRAGEGVMVLNTLHFVADLRKPADVMGELPEVPKPRPKELDMALALVDEMTAPWKPEDYRDEYSKRVEELVKAKQAGKEITHEEEPEASADVVDLFEALSRSVKNRKKPAKQELAELSKADLEKLAREQGVKGRSKMTRAELEKALKAS; encoded by the coding sequence ATGGCGAGACCGGTGTGGAGCGGCGCGCTGAGCCTGGGGCTGGTCACGGTCCCCGTGGAGCTGTACCCCGCGGTGGCGGACCACACGATCCACTTCCACCAGTTCGAACGCGGCACGTCGGACCGGATCCGCAACCGCCGCGTCAACGAGCGGACCGGCGACGAGGTCGGGCAGGACGAGATCGTCAAGGGCTACGACCTCGGTGGCGGCGACCACGTGCTCGTCGAGCCGGACGAGCTGGACGAGATCGCGCCCGAACGGTCCCGCCGGATCGACATCGAGCAGTTCGTCGAGCTCGGCGACATCGACCCGTGGTTCTTCGACAAGACGTACTGGCTCAAGCCGGCGAAGGAGGACTTCGCCAAGGCGTACGGCCTGCTGCTGCAGGCGATGGACCGCAGCGAGAAGGCCGGCATCGCGAAGTTCGTGCTGCGCGGCAAGGAATACCTCGCTGCGATCCGCGCCGGTGAAGGCGTCATGGTGCTCAACACCCTGCACTTCGTCGCGGACCTCCGGAAGCCGGCGGACGTCATGGGCGAGCTGCCCGAGGTGCCGAAGCCGCGGCCGAAGGAGCTCGACATGGCGCTCGCGCTGGTCGACGAGATGACCGCGCCCTGGAAGCCCGAGGACTACCGCGACGAGTACTCGAAGCGCGTCGAGGAGCTGGTCAAGGCCAAGCAGGCGGGCAAGGAGATCACGCACGAAGAGGAGCCGGAGGCCTCGGCCGACGTCGTCGACCTCTTCGAGGCGCTGTCGCGCAGCGTGAAGAACCGCAAGAAGCCGGCCAAGCAGGAACTCGCCGAGCTGTCCAAGGCCGACCTGGAAAAGCTCGCTCGCGAGCAGGGCGTCAAGGGCCGCTCGAAGATGACGCGCGCCGAGCTGGAGAAGGCGCTGAAAGCCTCGTGA
- a CDS encoding SigB/SigF/SigG family RNA polymerase sigma factor — protein MSGERKTVLHRPDEYAHCEPLFEELGELDADDPRRDVVRSKLVTELLPLAEHIATRFSGRGEPREDLVQVARIGLINAVDRFDPTRGHDFLSFAVPTIMGEVRRHFRDTGWSVRVPRRLKELHLSLSQGSAVLSQRLGRAPTPTELAEHLGLDVDEVREGLMAGNAYQALSVDKPVHDDAEALSLADTMGEPDHEMAMVENHEALQPLLQELPKRERAILVMRFFGGLTQTQIADRVGISQMHVSRLLSQTLEQLRGKLTGEG, from the coding sequence GTGAGCGGCGAGCGCAAAACCGTCCTCCACCGCCCGGACGAATACGCCCACTGCGAACCGCTGTTCGAGGAGCTGGGCGAGCTCGACGCCGACGACCCGCGGCGGGACGTCGTCCGGAGCAAGCTCGTGACCGAGCTGCTGCCGCTCGCCGAGCACATCGCGACGCGGTTCTCCGGCCGCGGCGAACCCCGCGAGGACCTGGTCCAGGTGGCCCGGATCGGCCTGATCAACGCGGTCGACCGGTTCGACCCGACCCGCGGCCACGATTTCCTGTCCTTCGCGGTGCCGACGATCATGGGCGAGGTCCGGCGCCACTTCCGCGACACCGGCTGGTCGGTGCGCGTCCCGCGCCGGCTCAAGGAACTGCACCTGTCCCTGAGCCAGGGCTCGGCGGTGCTCTCGCAGCGCCTCGGCCGGGCCCCGACCCCGACGGAACTGGCCGAGCACCTGGGCCTGGACGTCGACGAAGTGCGCGAAGGCCTGATGGCGGGCAACGCGTACCAGGCGCTGTCGGTCGACAAGCCCGTGCACGACGACGCCGAGGCGCTGTCGCTGGCGGACACGATGGGCGAACCGGACCACGAGATGGCCATGGTGGAGAACCACGAGGCCCTCCAGCCCCTGCTGCAGGAACTGCCCAAGCGCGAACGCGCGATCCTGGTCATGCGGTTCTTCGGCGGGCTGACCCAGACCCAGATCGCCGACCGCGTCGGCATTTCCCAGATGCACGTCTCGCGACTGCTGTCGCAGACCCTCGAGCAGCTGCGCGGCAAGCTGACCGGAGAAGGTTAG
- a CDS encoding GAF and ANTAR domain-containing protein — MSVSEEEWARDRISFGQDGVRAPGPLAAQFADLTRTLLDVTPTVGGVLKLVVGAAVAIVPDAHLVSVTLRDPDGRFHTPVETDPVALVLDQLQYDHGEGPCVESARPDGPAVGWSQDVGRDPRWPSFGPATARHGYHSVLATALVPDARPPRLSGALNIYSRTPGAFDREAIDSALLLATHASLALAHTEAVAAADLEAEHLRRAVDSRDVIGQAKGILMQRRGITADEAFDVLRRTSQELNVKLADLAHTLATRHTEIDLPAAEG; from the coding sequence ATGAGCGTCAGCGAAGAGGAGTGGGCCCGGGACCGGATCTCGTTCGGGCAGGACGGCGTCCGGGCGCCCGGGCCGCTGGCGGCGCAGTTCGCCGACCTCACGCGGACGCTGCTCGACGTGACCCCGACCGTCGGCGGCGTGCTCAAGCTCGTCGTCGGCGCCGCGGTCGCGATCGTCCCGGACGCCCACCTGGTCAGCGTCACCCTGCGCGACCCCGACGGCCGGTTCCACACGCCGGTCGAGACCGACCCGGTGGCCCTGGTGCTCGACCAGCTGCAGTACGACCACGGCGAAGGCCCGTGCGTCGAATCGGCCCGCCCGGACGGCCCGGCCGTCGGGTGGTCACAGGACGTCGGACGCGACCCGCGGTGGCCGTCGTTCGGCCCGGCCACCGCCCGGCACGGCTACCACTCGGTGCTGGCGACGGCCCTCGTCCCGGACGCCCGCCCGCCGCGCCTGTCGGGAGCGCTCAACATCTACTCGCGGACGCCGGGCGCGTTCGACCGCGAAGCCATCGACAGCGCGCTCCTGCTGGCCACACACGCGTCGCTGGCGCTCGCCCACACCGAAGCCGTCGCCGCGGCCGACCTGGAAGCCGAGCACCTGCGGCGCGCGGTGGACAGCCGGGACGTCATCGGCCAGGCGAAGGGCATCCTGATGCAGCGCCGCGGCATCACGGCCGACGAAGCCTTCGACGTCCTGCGACGCACGTCCCAGGAGCTGAACGTCAAGCTCGCGGACCTCGCGCACACCCTCGCCACCCGGCACACCGAGATCGACCTCCCGGCGGCCGAGGGCTGA
- a CDS encoding UdgX family uracil-DNA binding protein (This protein belongs to the uracil DNA glycosylase superfamily, members of which act in excision repair of DNA. However, it belongs more specifically to UdgX branch, whose founding member was found to bind uracil in DNA (where it does not belong), without cleaving it, appears to promote DNA repair by a pathway involving RecA, rather than base excision.), with amino-acid sequence MPDSRGAEPPDTTDLGRLRSAAAGCQGCALYQDATQTVFGEGPAGAKVLVVGEQPGDKEDVAGEPFVGPAGKLLDRAFEEAGFDRQSLYVTNAVKHFKFKREGKRRIHQKPGRTEVVACRPWLLAELRAVRPDLVLLLGATAAQSLLGPDFRLTRHRGEPLDLPGAPAAMATVHPSAVLRAPDRDEAYAAFVADLKAAGKLLG; translated from the coding sequence ATGCCCGATTCCCGCGGTGCCGAGCCACCGGACACCACCGACCTCGGCCGCCTGCGCTCGGCGGCGGCCGGGTGCCAGGGGTGCGCGTTGTACCAGGACGCCACGCAGACCGTGTTCGGCGAAGGCCCGGCCGGGGCGAAGGTCCTCGTCGTCGGCGAACAGCCGGGCGACAAGGAGGACGTGGCGGGCGAGCCGTTCGTCGGCCCGGCGGGCAAACTGCTGGACCGCGCTTTCGAGGAAGCGGGCTTCGACCGGCAGTCACTGTACGTGACGAACGCGGTGAAGCACTTCAAGTTCAAGCGCGAGGGGAAGCGCCGCATCCACCAGAAGCCGGGTCGCACCGAGGTGGTCGCGTGCCGCCCGTGGCTGCTGGCGGAACTGCGCGCGGTGCGCCCGGACCTGGTGCTGCTGCTGGGTGCGACGGCCGCGCAGTCGTTGCTGGGCCCGGACTTCCGGCTCACCCGGCACCGGGGCGAGCCGCTGGACCTGCCCGGGGCGCCGGCCGCGATGGCGACCGTGCACCCGTCGGCGGTGCTGCGGGCGCCGGACCGGGACGAGGCCTACGCGGCTTTCGTGGCGGATCTGAAGGCGGCGGGCAAGCTGCTCGGCTGA